One region of Nerophis lumbriciformis linkage group LG10, RoL_Nlum_v2.1, whole genome shotgun sequence genomic DNA includes:
- the dnajb9a gene encoding dnaJ homolog subfamily B member 9a, whose translation MANAQSALKLTVCLLVVTELLLAKKNYYHILGVPEDATERQVKKAFHRLAMRHHPDRNNSPDAEATFRDIAEAYETLSDATRRREYDQFGGSAPFFTGGTQQRQRAHQSFSFKFDDIFKDFDIHSHDRHARHRRHFDEHAAREPHGRRKRHFQGAGFFDDASDDVERMFTLHRHPKQSQNGFHGTSKQHCRTVTQRRGNMVTTYTDCTAS comes from the exons ATGGCCAACGCGCAGTCCGCCCTAAAGCTGACCGTGTGCCTCCTGGTGGTCACAGAGCTGCTTCTGGCCAAGAAGAATTACTACCACATTCTGGGAGTGCCTGAGGACGCCACCGAGCGGCAGGTAAAGAAAGCTTTTCACAGGCTGGCCATGAGGCATCACCCTGATAGGAACAACAGTCCGGatgcagaagccacattcagGGACATTGCTGAAG CTTACGAAACGTTATCAGATGCAACCCGAAGACGCGAGTACGATCAGTTTGGTGGCAGCGCTCCCTTTTTCACCGGTGGCACGCAGCAGAGGCAGAGAGCCCACCAGTCCTTCAGCTTCAAATTCGACGACATATTCAAGGATTTTGACATCCACAGCCACGACCGGCACGCCCGCCACAGAAGACACTTTGACGAGCACGCCGCACGAGAGCCGCACGGTCGACGCAAGAGACATTTTCAAGGGGCGGGTTTCTTTGACGACGCGTCGGACGACGTCGAGCGAATGTTTACCTTGCACAGACACCCGAAGCAGAGCCAGAATGGGTTTCACGGCACGTCCAAGCAGCACTGCAGGACGGTGACGCAGCGCAGAGGAAACATGGTGACCACATACACGGACTGCACTGCatcctaa